The following are encoded together in the Parabacteroides chongii genome:
- a CDS encoding DUF1573 domain-containing protein translates to MKTILLYIVLIAAFFSCNSEQKEKEQQIAQLVNEWQGKQIVFPENAIFTRYLTDTTDFQIPQSDYKIIIYVDSTGCTSCKLKPAKWKELIQHFDSVTQEEIPFLFFFHPKDIEKLHNTLIIENFDYPVCIDLNDQLNKLNLFPTDIAFHTFLLDKNNKVIVLGNPIANPAIKDLYLKQITGKENPNKDIPKTRAEASQTDIDFGTFNKSEVKEITIEVKNTGNNPLVIVDINTTCGCTAATYDKRPAKPGESLQVGIKMTPKDTGFFDEVVTIKYNSTNNQPVKMKIKGNAK, encoded by the coding sequence ATGAAAACGATTTTACTATACATAGTATTAATAGCTGCATTCTTTTCTTGCAATAGTGAGCAGAAAGAGAAAGAACAGCAGATTGCCCAATTGGTGAACGAATGGCAAGGGAAACAAATTGTCTTTCCAGAGAACGCCATCTTTACCCGTTACCTGACTGATACGACCGACTTCCAAATTCCACAATCGGACTACAAGATAATAATTTATGTTGATTCTACCGGGTGTACAAGTTGCAAACTGAAACCAGCCAAGTGGAAAGAATTAATTCAACACTTCGATTCAGTTACACAAGAGGAAATTCCTTTCTTGTTCTTTTTTCATCCAAAAGACATAGAAAAGCTGCATAATACGCTAATAATCGAAAATTTTGATTATCCGGTTTGTATCGACTTGAATGACCAATTAAACAAATTAAACCTCTTTCCGACAGATATAGCATTTCATACATTCTTGCTGGATAAAAACAATAAGGTAATTGTTTTAGGAAATCCGATTGCTAACCCTGCAATAAAAGACTTATATCTAAAACAAATCACAGGAAAAGAAAACCCGAATAAAGACATACCGAAAACTAGAGCCGAAGCCAGTCAAACGGATATTGATTTCGGCACATTCAACAAATCTGAAGTTAAAGAAATAACCATAGAGGTTAAAAACACAGGAAACAATCCCCTCGTGATTGTGGACATAAATACCACTTGCGGCTGCACAGCAGCCACGTATGACAAACGGCCTGCAAAACCCGGAGAATCCCTCCAAGTGGGAATCAAGATGACACCAAAGGATACAGGTTTCTTCGATGAAGTCGTAACAATCAAGTACAATAGTACGAACAATCAACCTGTTAAAATGAAAATCAAAGGGAATGCGAAATAA